The following are from one region of the Quercus robur chromosome 1, dhQueRobu3.1, whole genome shotgun sequence genome:
- the LOC126732216 gene encoding aquaporin TIP1-2-like, protein MPISQIAIGSPAEFGQADSLKAALAEFISVLIFVFAGEGSGMAFNKLTDDGSTTPAGLVAAALAHAFALFVAVAIGANISGGHVNPAVTFGAFLGGHISLIRGILYWIAQLLGSVVACLLLKFSTGGLTTSAFSLSSDVTVWNAVVFEIVMTFGLVYTVYATAVDPKKGNIGIIAPIAIGFIVGANILVGGAFDGASMNPAVSFGPAVVSWSWDNHWVYWVGPLIGSAIAALIYEFIFISPNTHEPLPSTDF, encoded by the exons ATGCCGATTTCTCAAATTGCTATTGGTAGCCCTGCCGAGTTTGGCCAAGCTGATTCTCTAAAAGCAGCTCTTGCTGAGTTCATCTCAgttctcatttttgtttttgccgGTGAAGGCTCTGGCATGGCTTTCA ACAAGCTCACTGATGATGGGTCAACAACACCGGCTGGACTTGTAGCTGCAGCCCTAGCTCATGCCTTTGCACTGTTCGTGGCAGTTGCAATTGGAGCAAACATTTCCGGTGGTCATGTGAACCCTGCTGTTACATTTGGTGCCTTCCTTGGCGGCCACATCTCACTCATCAGGGGTATTTTGTACTGGATCGCCCAGCTCCTTGGCTCCGTCGTTGCTTGCTTGCTCCTTAAGTTTTCAACCGGTGGATTG ACAACATCCGCATTCTCTCTATCGTCTGATGTGACTGTATGGAATGCCGTAGTGTTTGAGATCGTGATGACTTTTGGATTGGTGTACACCGTGTATGCCACAGCCGTGGACCCAAAGAAAGGAAACATTGGAATTATTGCACCCATTGCAATTGGTTTCATTGTGGGTGCCAATATCTTAGTTGGTGGTGCCTTTGATGGTGCATCCATGAACCCAGCAGTCTCCTTTGGCCCTGCTGTGGTCAGTTGGTCGTGGGACAACCACTGGGTCTACTGGGTTGGTCCACTCATTGGCTCCGCCATCGCCGCCCTCATTTACGAGTTCATCTTCATCAGCCCAAACACCCATGAACCTCTCCCATCTACAGATTTCTGA